Part of the Streptomyces sp. RFCAC02 genome is shown below.
GCCCCGTGACCTCAGTCGCCATACCGCGCTGTCGAGCGGGTCACCGCCCGCAGGTCTCACGGAAAGTGGTACGGCGGTCTCCGTCACATGCCCTCCAGCGCTTCGTCGAGCCGAGATACGTCCGTGATCCGACTGCATCTCAGCACGGCCCCGGGCGCGGGGCCAAGAGGGCTGCGTGAAACAGTTCACAAGTTCCTCCGGACGCCGTCCGCGCCCCTCGCGGGGGTGCTGACTCACCGCATCCGCAGCGCCAGCAGGAAGTCCACCGCGTCTTCAAGACGCGACAGGTCACGGCCCGTCAGGTGTTCGACGCGCCCGATGCGGTAACGCAGCGTGTTGACGTGGACGTGCAGCCGCGCCGCGCAGCGCGTCCACGAACGGTCGGCCGCCAGGAACTCCTCCAGGGTCCGCACGAGCTGCGCGCCGTGCCGCCGGTCGTACGCGCGCAGCGGATCGAGCAGCCGCCCCGTGAACGCCCGCCGCACGTCCCCGGGCACGAACGGGAGCAGCAGCACGTGCGACGCCAGGTCCTCCCGGCCCGCGCCCTCGACGGGGCCGGGCCGCGCCGCGGCGGCCCGGCGGGCGTGCCGCGCCTCCTCCAGCGCGCCGCCGAGCGACGCCGTCTCGGCCACCGCGCCGCTCACGCCGAACGTCAGCCGCGCGCCGGGGCCGAGACCGGCCGCGACGACGGTCCGCACCGGGGCGAGCAGCGGCCCGGCGAGCAGTTCACCGGCCACCGGTACGAGCGCCACCGCCTCGCCGTCGTCCCCGGACGCGACGGCCGCGTCCGGGAGCAGTTCCTCCAGGATGGTCCGCACAGCGTCCGCCCCGGGGCCGGCACCGCCCGGCGGCGTCAGACGGGCCGTCACGACCTGCCAGCGCGGCTCGGGCACGGCGGGCGTCCGCGCCGGCCGCGCGACGCGCAGCCGTGCCCCGACCTCGGCGGCGGGCGCGCCCGCGGCGAGGAGGTCGACGACCTCGCGGGCGAGGCGGCGGCGCACCGCCCGCACGTCCCGGCCGGGGTCCCGCTCGGCGGCCAGGAGCCGCGCCACGCCCGCCAGCAGGGCGTGCCGCTCCGCGGGCCAGTCGGCGGGATCGGAGCGCACGGCAAGCAGCCGGTCGGCCGGCAGTCCTGACGCCGCCGGGCCGCCGTCCGGCCGGATGGGGAACAGGGCGTGCACCGCGCCCGCCGCGCACCGGTACGGTGCCGGGCGCCCGGTGCGGGCGGCCCTGAGTCCCTGCCGCACGAGTTCCCGCGCCACCTCGGCCGACAGCGGCTCACGCCCCGCCACCCGCCGGCCCGTCGGCGACAGCACCCACGCGGGCAGGCCCAGGTCGCCGCGGAGCAGGTCGAGGACGGCCTGCGGCCCGTCGCCCCCGGGGCCCGCGTCGACGAGCCTGCGGTGCCGCTCCACGAGGGCGGCGAGGTCACCCGCCCGTTCCCCCGACACGCGGCGCATCACGTACTCGGTGAGGTCGGCGAACGGCACTTCCTCGGGGACCGCGAACAGCGGCAGGCCCGACGCGGCGCAGGCGGCGGTCAGCTCCCCGGGGACGGCGCCGAACTCCGCCTCGCCGGCCGCCAGCGCGGTCACGTCCGCGGTGACCAGGGCGCGGACGAACGGTCCGGCGTCCCCGGGGCCGCGCCACCACGCCAGGCCGGTCAGGACCAGTTCACCGCCGCGCAGGTAGCGGCTCGGGTCGCGCAGGTCCGTCGTCATGACGCCGGAGACCCGGCGCTCGAGATCCGCCGCGCCGCCGGCCAGCAGGCGCAGGCCCGGCGCCCCCGTCTCCAGCAGCGCCGCAAGACGCACGAGCAGCCCCCGCCCGATCGAGTGGATCACCCAGGGCACCGCCCGGCGGTGCCGGCCGGCCGCGGCCCCACCGCCCCGGTCGTCCGTCGTAGGAATCTACAGGAGCCGGCCGCCGACCCGCCCGGTGCTTCGGGGCATCGGTGACTGCCCGGCGGGCGTGCCGCGCGCTGTACTGGGAGGCCGGAGGCCCGCCCGCGAGTGCCCGGGAGTGCACGCTGATGGAGTTCCTGCGTCCGGCCGACCTGCCGGAAGCCGTCGCCGTCAAGGCGGCCCACCCCGACGCCGTCCCGCTGAGCGGCGGCACGGACCTCATGGTCGAGCTGACGTTCGACCGCCGCCGTCCCGAGCGCGTCGTCGACCTGTCGCGGATCGCCGAACTCCGCACCTGGCACGCGGGACCCGACACCGTACGGCTCGGCGCCGCCGTGCCGTACCGCGACATCATCGCCCACCTGTCCACGGCGCTCCCCGCCCTCGCGCTGGCCGCCCGCACCGTCGGCTCGCCGCAGATCCGCAACCGGGCCGGCGTCGGCGGCAACCTCGGCACCGCGTCCCCGGCGGGCGACGCCCACCCCGCGCTGCTCGCCGCCGGCGCCCGCGTCGAGGCCGTATCGGCGCGCGGCTCCCGCCTCATCCCCGTCGACGCCTT
Proteins encoded:
- a CDS encoding PucR family transcriptional regulator ligand-binding domain-containing protein, which gives rise to MRLAALLETGAPGLRLLAGGAADLERRVSGVMTTDLRDPSRYLRGGELVLTGLAWWRGPGDAGPFVRALVTADVTALAAGEAEFGAVPGELTAACAASGLPLFAVPEEVPFADLTEYVMRRVSGERAGDLAALVERHRRLVDAGPGGDGPQAVLDLLRGDLGLPAWVLSPTGRRVAGREPLSAEVARELVRQGLRAARTGRPAPYRCAAGAVHALFPIRPDGGPAASGLPADRLLAVRSDPADWPAERHALLAGVARLLAAERDPGRDVRAVRRRLAREVVDLLAAGAPAAEVGARLRVARPARTPAVPEPRWQVVTARLTPPGGAGPGADAVRTILEELLPDAAVASGDDGEAVALVPVAGELLAGPLLAPVRTVVAAGLGPGARLTFGVSGAVAETASLGGALEEARHARRAAAARPGPVEGAGREDLASHVLLLPFVPGDVRRAFTGRLLDPLRAYDRRHGAQLVRTLEEFLAADRSWTRCAARLHVHVNTLRYRIGRVEHLTGRDLSRLEDAVDFLLALRMR